The region TCTCTTCTTTATTGATGTTCTTGAGTAAAATAGAGAGAAAGTAGAGAGCTTATTCTCTTGGTCTTGTTTAGAGGGAGAGTGAAGAGGAGAAGCCAAAAGTGCTCTAAAGTGAAGGGCTAAGGCCCTTTATATAGGCCTAGAAGCTAACCCGAGCCGTTTGACATTGACCCGAACCGTTTGACCTCGACCCGACGTGAAACGAGAGCGTGGACATACCAGGAGGTTTAACTGGGGAATATTCCCTATcagggcaaataattctttgaattataaaaagcccaagaagacttgagaACAAGCACGACAGAACGGTTACGAGATTGATCACGGTGAAATCAAAGAGAATACAAAatgctgagatattgagctatacacgagagaaattcaagtcttagaaaagaaatctttatttcttacaaaaacatctctactgagtgtagaaaggagtgtagctgtgTGCGacacactcgggtgaactaagtgtaggtttgtgcgagacacttggttggagcgtagctttgtgcgaggagctcgtggttgagtgtagctttgtgcgagacactcaagaagtgcttgtgtagcactggtgtttcactatttgtatGTGGGTGAACGAGATAGTGGAATTCCCTCATTAGAGTGAAAAGAGAAGATTGGACTAAgaggattacaccacctctgaaccactataaatctttgcATATTTGATTCACTAACACATTTCGCACCGTGTTGATCtaatcatctgggtttgtgtgttcccacgttcgcatgtgcttcaaactttgcatacatattctttgagctattctaagGCATTCCAACGTGTTGCATGCGagttatctcttcagttttacgtaacttttatttatagcactttaccgtacgatattccgctgtgtatttcaagttgaatttattcacttgaatttacttttgttgaagtgttataaagtttttaattgttagaaaagtctattcaccccccccccctctagacttttcaccacccaatcGGGACCAACACAACATTCAAGACTTTTTCTAACCCTTCAGGCAATGTGTTTTCTACTTTTTCAACTCCAAAGGTAGCAAGCCAACCCATAACACCTAAGTTGACGGATCGAGATCGTGAAGATAGGATGGTGGACTTATTTACAGATCACTTGGGTGTACCACATGATGCCATTCTAGATCAAGATGGAAGGAATCCGAGGGAGTGTGCTAAGTGGTATTTGCGCAACGTTTTTCTCGCAAATGATCTACACGAGGCTGCAGAATGCTACAAGATTGGAAGAGTCTACCAACAATTTCATCGTTCTGAGGACAAGAACAACTTTGGTAAGCTAAGAAAAAGAATTAATGACATGTTGGGTATCTAAATTGTTCTTAgcttattttgtattaaaaatgaTTCGAGCTTATGACATGATGAACATGATATGATAATGGTTCGAATTATGAAGcatattatgatatattatcttattttgtttagttttgtGTGTTATGGCTTATAATTTGACTTGAACTTTGTAGCATCATGTTggtagaaaaattaaaattctaagtGAATTAATCCAACAATGCATATCCTCCgtataagtcaaaattaataaacCCGAAGGTCAAAATTTTATGTACACTCATCGTAATGGCTAGtcgcaataaaattgaaaaataaaattagttgaTTTCTAAACTAAGCCAAATATGATTGAatataggttttggcatcatcaaaaaggggtaaattgttaggaataaaattgtaatagttttgatgagccaatttgtaattttagaaatcccctattttatttttagagtgtagctAGTTGACCCGAAAGTCAAAATCGTGACATAAAATGGTACGAATTATTGTATTATAGAGTTCATTATGTCATGAGACTTGTGAATCGTTTGCTTCATCTAAACAAATGAGTATGTGTGATGAAATGGACAAGATCCAGATTATCTATGGAAGAAGGCATGAGTTTGAATCCCAAATTaagcttatttatttttaagctTAATATTAAGGGAATGGAGGAAGTCTTCGTGGAAGATATGTAGCTAGTTGGAGAGCTAGTCAAAGCCAAAGAAGGTCGAGGAGGAAGCTTGGAAAGACTAACGCTACACCACTACACCAAGCAAAAAAGGAATAAACACATTATCATGGATGGTGATATTAACCAATGAGTTAATACAGACACTTGAGCATTAGAGCATTATATCCACTGGTCCAGCGTCAATGGAGCTACTTGTGGAGCTAGTCAATGTCAATGTGGAGCTAGTCAAAGATCAACAAATCCCATGGAGCAACTTGGCTTTGATGCGTAGACCACACTTACTCCACTAGGTGCGTAATGACCAACCATGGAGCATGCTTTGGAGCAACTTGTGGAGGAACTTACACTTTAGCCAAATTTTCAAGtgctaaatattttttgatttgcGAACCAGATGAATTTGAAGATGGTGATTTTATGAAGATCATTGTTTACactcaagcaagaatcacccagaggtaatttttcaaaattactaGAGGCATTAAATGTTGCAGATCAAATTGGAGAAgatatcagatcaaattggcaaaaGTTATCaaatcaacggtatggtcattaaatggaGAGGTATGAccatcagatcaaattggcatgaccaatcagatcaagtgaacgttcaaattttgaatattcacaacgggcaaataattctatgaattataaaaaaccCAAGAAGACTTAAAGACAAGCACGGACTAACATGACGAATAACGAAGAGATCATGGTGAATACgatcaaaatacaaagtgctgagatattgagctatacacgagtgTAGAAAGATGGAGAGTAGCAAGGAGTTGTGAAATCCTtgattgagtgtagctttgtgcgagacactctaGGGGAACTAAGTGTAACTTTGTGCAAGACACTTGgttggagcgtagctttgtacgaggcgctcgggagcttagctttgtgcgatgAGCTCATGTTGAGTGTAGTtgtgtgcgagacactcgggaagTGTTTGTGTAGCACTGGCgtttcactatttgtatctggTGAACGAGATAGTGGAATTCCCTCATTGGAatgaaaggagaagagtggactaggaggattacaccacctctgaaccactataaatctttgcATCTCTTTACTTTACAACACTTTACATACTTTGCATATTTGACTCACTAACCCATTCTATACTGTGTTGATTTATTCGTCTGGGTTCGTGTGTTCCCATGATTGCATGTGTTCCAAACATTGCATACTTATTCTTTCAGCTATTTCAAGGCATTCCAACTTATTGCATGTGAGTTATCTCTTTAGTTTTACGTAACTtttatttatagcactttaccgtacgatattccactgtgcatttcaagttgaatttattcacttggaattattttttattgaagtgttataacgttttaatttgttagaaaagtctagaggaaaagtctattcaccccctcccccctctagacttttcaccacccaatcAGGACCAACATAGTGGCTCAAATTCTGCTCACTTTGGACATAATCCATACATTGCCGTTGCCGAGTTTCAAATCTTGTCTCTTCTCAAAAAATATTGTCTACTAAATCAcgacacagttgtgtggaccatggtccaaaacgacgtcgttgaattttatgagttagaataatgcatATTATGAGTtggaataatgtactttatgtgttagaattatatacattatgtgttagaataatgtactttatatgttagaatacaCATTATGtgtttagaataatgaaacttctgtggtagataatataatttatgagttaaaataatgtacattatgctttAGAATTATGTAGAGTTTTTtcctaaaatggtccctcgactattgctcattctcaattttgcattttgactttcaattgctcctaatgtggtccctcaactttcaaaaactcaccaaaTTCGGTCATCCATTACATATTCCGTctaatcagtgttaaaatgaagggcatttcgtccatttacctattgttagcctaataaataTTGAGAAATAATtgatggaccattttgagaatagtcgagggactattttaggaaaaactcttttatttatttcatttttgtttattttcattttttagactctaccgaattagaatttatatacattttttttcttacaaatataaatagttaaaatcgcgcaatccaaccttaaaatttttaactttctttacagacctTTTCACCCTATCTAAACATACAAATTATTCCTATCAAGTTTTCCAATAAGTTctgtaaatttcataaatattcatatactttttatttttatcttttaatgttcatagacaatcaatcactgtgtataaacatatgtatatagattatcataaaaaCTACACGGAAGAAGGTGAAGAgaattaccataaataattattaggcaataatattaataataattattaattatcagtgttgcaaaaattttgcttaggcaccgattaaaataattcttagtcacatcaatagtactaaaagtattactttggatttttttttataaataagatataatattattaaacccaaataattaaaaataatgtgcccacagtacaaaagattttataattgatttaaagattaactataaattttattgttgaatacaaattgacaattattaaacattatttatactaattattttgtcccgtgtaatatactaaaattattaggtagaatttttataattaaggtataatttaattaaatcaaaattattaaaataatgtgtccacattacaaaataaattatacttgccttaataattaataactatttattaataaaaaaaagaagaggaaaacatataaacgatgtcatacaatatcttaaataatggaaattaatataaaatttaataattacttcgaaatcaaatacataaaatattgcaggaaacattgacgagattttacttttcgacTCACCCAAGAAGTTTACTGGAAAAACTTACGCTTCGGTCCAACATTTTTCCTACATTTtgcactctttgggtgtctaagctcaaaaaaaaaaatattttcaataataaaaatgatactTAATGATcaacatagtgattgattgtctatgaacataaaaagattaaaataaaaagtatatgagtatttataaaatttacggaacttattgtaaaacttcataggaatagtttgtatgtttagatagagggaaaaagtctgtaaagaaagttaaaaattttgaggttggattgtgtgattttaactatttatatttgtaagaaaagaaatgtataaaaattctaatttgatagagtctaaaaaataaaaataaacaaaaatgaaataaataaaatagtttttcccaaaatggtccctcaactatttctcaatgtttattaggctaacaataggtaaatggacaaaaatgtcattcattttaatactaattagacggaatatgtaacggatgACCGAATTgagtgagtttttgaaagtcaggaccacatttggtgcaattgaCAGTCGAAATGCAAAAATGTATGTTGCAATAGGTTGCGTAAAAAAAATTACGTaagacgacgtcgtttttgaaccgtggttcacacaactgtgtggaaaACAATCCACACAATAACTATTGCTAAATCACTAAGCTAAGCACGGCTACATTTGATAACTCTACTATTTTGGgcttgctttattttattttatgtatatttttttttattttatgcaattaATACAGTACCGTGACTACCGTCTACAGAGTACAGAGAATACAGATTacataggctatgtttggcaaacctagctgaaatggtagctgaaagctgaaaagtagctgaaagctgaaaagctataagctcgaagctgaaatctgaagagctgttaaactagctgttatgcttaaaagtgtttggtaaaattagctttttgataagttgattaatgtaaaaagactaaaaagggcattttcataaaagttaaataattttaaatttaaataagtttgtttacatattaaaatataaaataatgaaatcaatataatttaataaaatataaagtaagaacatatatttgaaaatatataaagtaaaacaagatgtttataatttataaaattagttcatacaaaaattattgttcaaacacaaatatcaaattaaaattacaacgaaacatattgaagaaaaaatgccaaaagagttttaattgggagggcattttcataaaagttaaataattttaaatttaaataagtttgtttacatattaaaatataaaataatgaaatcaatataatttaataaaatataaagtaagaacatatatttgaaaatatataaagtaaaacaagatgtttataatttataaaattagttcatacaaaaattattgttcaaacacaaatatcaaattaaaattacaacgaaacatattgaagaaaaaatgtcaaaagagttttaattgggagggataaatgatgtcatttatataaaataataaggacaaagatggaaaaaagttaaaaagctactagcttatttttgaaaagctacttgaagtagcgtttcaaaataagctcttattttaatctattagcttattttgagaacattaccaaataaagcttatagcttattaataacttaaaataagctataagctcctaaataagctctgccaaacctAGCCATaatagaaatacatatatagtacaaaactacaaataataattttcataaatttaacAAACGTCGCGAACGGTGCCGCAAATACAGTGAAACGAGAACAACTGAAATGCTGTGTTCATTCCTGAGCAAACTGAAATACCATTTGGCAAAAAGCTAAGATATCCAAAAGTCTCTCTCCCTTTGGGTTTCCTGGGATGATTTCCGTTGGTAATTAACAACGCGCAATCGGGAAGGGAAATCTCATCACCTTAACCTCACGTTACCATCCCTGCCGTTCAGGTTGCGCCGCTCCGGCGATCGACCGATTGATCGGGAACGAGAAGAACCGAAAGAAAGAGGAATGCTAACAACCACGGACTGGAATGCAGAGAAGAGGAGCAGCAAAGAGGACGGCTCCGTCGACTCTCCCAACAACAATGCTCTGTCCATGTTGAAATCCTTCTTCTCCATCAACGGCAGGAAGCGCTTTGGCGATGCAGACGGAGAAGACGTTTTTGACAGTGATGTTTCGCCTCGTCACCCTTTGCCCTTCCTATCCACTGTCGCCAATTCTGTCGTGTCTCGTTGTTCCAAGTGAGTGAACTTTCTTTACtgcttttcttagtttttatcCTGATTCCACTGCTTGTGTTTTTGGTTTCTTCTCGATTTCATTGTTGGTCGGTTGTGCTGCGTTCTTCATAAATCGTATATTTCGAATTGGTAGTGTGATGCTGTGATGGATATTGCTTTCATGATCCTACTTCTTGTCATGTAAATATGTAACGTGTGAGTTggcttgtttaaaaaaaaaaaaaaaaaactcctttTCAACTTagcaaaaatattttgttaaacaatttttatctttataatataacaattatattttaaataactttGTATTTTATACAGTAGATAGTAGttgaatttgaatatattttaaataactctatttgtcattttttgttttccattccaattttccaacttttttttttggggctAGTTATTGAACAAGCCTGTCTTCTAGCTTAAGTAAGGAATTTGGTAAATACTAAGAAGAAGTTTTCCAAATTTGCTTCAATAAATGGAAAATGGTTTTGAGCCTTTGCATAGTGGCTGCGAAGTGTTGAAGTGGCCTGCTACTGAAGATTCAGATAACTTTTCTACTAATTACTATCTCAGGTTACCACTACTTCCCACACACATTCTGCCTTTACACCTTAGTAATCCTTCGTTTGATTGTCTATTCTGAGGTGGGCTCTGCCTGTGTTGATATCTCAGCTAATTCAATTGTATTTCTGTATCTATTCTTACCTTTGAACTATATGTTGGAGCCTGGCTAGTGTTACTGTAGTGATAGTTGAGCAGGTTGTTTCCTCTGAATCCCTTCTGGAAATGGTGTCAGCTGTTTTGTTCTCCCACCCTCTTTTACCCTATTTTATACTGCAGCTCATAGCTGACCCTAGAAATTTTGTGAGGAGTCTGCTGAATTAAAGTAGATATATTCTGATCTAGCACGCACTATAGGCTCTGGTGGCTTGTTTTAACAATGAAATGCCTCCCTTATATATATTGCCTCCACTTGTCAGCAGTATTGGGTAAATCTGGACATCTGGTAATCTTTTTCATAAGTTGGCATTACCAGGTGCTTATGGCCTATCAAGTGAGGCAAGTATAGGCGTTTTGCATATTGCCATCTCGAGATGTTCAGAGGCCTCAGCTTCTTCACTCCATTGGAAGGCATTCTATGTCAATAAGGCTGTTAGGGGTCTTGAAATGCTGCACGACCTAAGATACTTGTGAGCGCAGAAGCTGTATTAGGGGTGGGCCGGGTCCTTGTACCTTCTACCTGGAGTGGATGACTGGATCTGTGCAAATTCCTGTTGTGATGATTTATTCCAGATATTCACTCTTGTGCCAAAGAGCAGTTACCCTTATTTTACAACTGATTGAACATCAGGATATCAAGGGTAGTTTTTATGTGCTATAAATGCAGCTCCGATGTAGGGGTCTATAGTACAATGCCATCAAAGAGAACTAGGATGAACTTCCTGAGACGAGGCTGGAAAATGCCATTCACAAGTGCCTGAAAGGTGGCTGGGTGCATTAGTTAATGCAAAGGGCATTAGTCTGAACTCCTACAATCCACTGGAAATCTTAAAAGCAGTCTTCTATTTATCTCCTTCCTTCATTCTAGTTTTAAGGTACCTAGCTCTCAGAtctaattttgtaaaatatttggCCCCAAATGAATCTGGCCAAATGCAGTTATCCATTGCCCCATCTTTTGGATGTTTGCAGTAATGGACTCCCTAATTTCTTCTGAATTGGAATCCATTTTCTTCTCCAATGCTACCTGGTCTGTTTGTTCTAGCAGCTTCACCTTGGATTTAACCTCTTCCATGTGAGTTTGTCCACATGCTGTTGATACTTTGTTTCTTGCCAGTATGCCAAGGTTTGAGGGCTGTAATACTAGATGTCACAGTCTTTGAGTTGAACTTAATTTCCAATAAAGGAAAGttgaaaattggaaaaagggAAGGAAATTCAGAGTGGGAagttagagagagaaaaaggagaatTGTATTGACAGAGAagttctttattattattattattattattattattattattttctgaaACAATTGACAGAGAAGTTCTAATAGTGAATACAAGCTTCCTTGTCCATTTAATCCTCTATATATGCAATTGTCTAGCTAATAGGCAGTTAGAAGTTCATAGCTGGCAGCTTCTGTTGAAGTGGCAATTTTGAATTCGTCCAGTGGTTATAACAGTTTCCTTGCTTTAGACAATATTGACCTTGCATACAACACTACAACATGTTTCAGCTTAGTTCATCATGGAATCCCTTTCTACATACACTATAatgctttaatgattttttacttttgttaaacTACAGGATTCTTCGCATATCTATCGAAGAGTTAAAGAATCGCTTTGATTTGGAGGTGCCTGATAATCTTAAGCAGCCCTCAGTTTACGCTAGGAACTTTCTGGAATTCTGTTCATTCCAAGCACTTTGTGAGGCAACCAAAGGAGCTGATTATTTGGGTGAAAATTATTTCCGACGCTTGACATTTGACATGATGCTAGCTTGGGAGGCTCCATGTAGAGGGAATGAAGTGATGGAACCTGTGAGATGATAACAACCTTTCTCAAGTTGGCTGCTTTTTAGGCTAAATGATAACATGTTGCCGTTGCTTTGATCTGTTAATCGAATAATTGAAATGGTGCTTATTTGATAGGAAAGTGCTACTAAGATCAACCAGGAAGGGGAGGATGAGGATGGCTGGTCAATATTTTACTCTAGCTCCACAAGGACGGCAGTTGAGGTTTTGCCTAATCTACATCTCACCCTAAAGAACTTCAGAAACTGTATCTATCACATTTTAACCATTAAAGGGCCTTTGTTTgtacggttttttttttttttttttttttttttttttttttgttttttctagaACAGGAAATTCATTTTACACCTGGATACTTTGGTAAAACTTTGAAAGGCCATTTGTTTTCATCAATCACCTTCTTTATGTGATCAGGTTGATGATAAGAAGACTGTTGGTGCAGAATCATTTGTACGAATAGCTCCAGCCTGTGCTGTTATTGCCGATGAAATAACAGTTAGCAACCTTTTTGAGGTTTTGACATGTTCATCAGGTCGTCGACTTCATTTTCTTATATACGACAAGTACCTTCGGAGTCTTGAAAAGTATGCTTCATTTACTTGAGTATTAACTCTTGTTTGGcccatttttgttgttgttcttattCAGCTTTGTTTTCCCAGCGTCAAGGAGAATAACTGTCTCGTGTAATTCTCTGTCAGAatgttaaaaacaaaaaaaaacaaaaaaaaaaagaggaaaatttGTAGTAGTATGTGAATGTATACTTCACAAAAATAAATAGGACTAAATAGGTGCCTCATTTACTGAAGAGTTGTACAAAGAACTTGAAGCATTCCATAAGTTCGTACTCAGGCTTTTTCTTACATCAAAGTTTCATCTGTGCTTATATCTGGAATGTCTTTATGTGACCAATGATGCATCCTTGTGCATAAAAGCTTTATTAAAATTAGAAATCATTGAGGTGAAAGACAGGTGCAATCTGAAGTATAAAGACAATAATTTGCAATGAGATGCCTCAAATGCGAGCTTGTTTACCTTTAATTTTTCATTCGGATCGAATATCAATGTGCATCAAGGTTACCACTTACCCAAAATAGCTTTATATCTCaatcaggtttttttttttttttttttttttttttggaagctAAATTTTAAACTTTGGGGTTCTGTGcaaagttattatattattcttattcttataaTGAATGGTCGAGCAGCTTTTTTTCTTTACCGGTGGAAACATATTTACCTATTGGGTAGCACTTCAATCATAGATTCATAGTTTAGTAGTATGTGCTGTCAGAATGAGAGAACAGTAATGTAGGCTTCATGATGACCCACCAATTTGCTTTTCAACATGCTTGCTCTCTCATTACAGGGTGGTAAAGGTTGTACGGAGTGCAGCTGGTTCTAATAATATGTCCAACCTTTCACTTATGGAGGAAGAGGTTATTATAGATGTAGATGGTATAGTTCCCACACAGCCAGTTTTCCAGCATATTGGACTATCTGCTTGGCCGGGTGagatatacatacacacacacacacacacacagacataCACAACAAATGGTCATTGGCTGCTTGGTTTTAATAGTACTCatagaaaataacattttctttGATGAGTAATTGTACATATTACATATTAACTATATTTGCTATTTGATTGTGCATGTATTACAGTGACCATAGTTTCTTCAAGCTTGATGCCAGAGTTGTTTTGAATTGTATGAACTTGAGTGCCATGTGTATATGGTCTTTCTATGTTTTGAACTCTTTAAATATATAAGCAGGGGATTACTCTATGTTAATATTGAAGTTGTTAGAAatataaagttaataaaatagAGAGGAAAAGATGCAATTCAGTAACAAGGAATCATGTTatgaaaggaaaaaacaaaagcaaaataaGGAACTTACCAATCCCTTCACACATCTTAAAAAGTTGGAGgtttaaaatgtttaatatttttagtcAATAAGCTAGGATGCCTCGAAAGTCTCTTTCACGTAGAGATACACTGGAATCATTAGTCCTTTTTGAAATTCTAGTATTGAACCCTAACAAAAGATGCAAAGTGGTAACAAACATAGCACTTTACGAAGTTAATGAAAGCAAAGGTCTGAAATTCTTTGATCTTTACATTGAAAGCACCTTTACAAATGTAACAGTTGCACTATTTTAGGCAATATAATGTCAAAATAGTTTATAGTTTAACAAGTCAGATTCTCCTGGGTGAGATGAGATACATGAGGTGAAACCCTGCAAATAAAATCAGGATTATAATCTTTgccctattccttttttttttttttttttttttggttagagAGAGACATCTTTGCCCTATTCTGTTGACTTCTGAAGTTTACTTGtctcttaaaatttttgaaaactaaaaatagaagatgaagttgcaATGTAATGCATGTATGTGTAATATGAATATGCTTTTATGTTAAGTAGTTAATATCCTGCCTGCCTAATTGTCCAAAATAagtaatgattaattattatccTGCATCTACCAATTTGTTTGTTGCATTTTCATGCACAACTTGACATATATTTGAACTCCCATTCTTTTCCTATCAGGAAGGCTTTCATTGACCAACCGTGCTCTTTACTTCGAATCTGGAGTTGGTTTATATGACAAAGCTATGAGATATGATCTGGCGACAGATATGAAACAGGCTATTAAGCCTGAATTAACTGGACCACTTGGTGCTCGCATTTTTGATAAAGCAGTGATGTACAAGTCTTCATCTATGTGAGTTCATGTTTGGCTTGGGCTTGTATTTGTGCAAGTCATGAAAGACTTCTGACATTAATCATATACAGGGCAGAACCTGTATCCTTTGAGTTCCCTGAATTCAAAGGAAGCTCACGACGTGACTATTGGTTGGATATATGTCTCGAGATACTTCATGCTCATAAATTCATCCGCAGATATAATCTCATTGATTGTCCACAATTTGAAGCACTTGCTCGTGCAATTCTAGGGATTCTTCGATATCGAGCAGTTAGAGAGGCTTTCCATGTCTCTCCATCCAATTACAAAACCATACTATGTTATAACTTGGCTGAAAGTCTTCCAAGGGGTGATGCTATCTTGGAAACTCTCTCAAATTATTTGATACTCATGAATTCTACTGGCTCTCGCCGTGGCTTTCTTGGTTCCCCAAATGCTAGGAGACAGGTCCCAGTTTCACACTTCACACTTTGCAGACTTGGAATTATTGCATACAAGGAGGTGGACATGGGAGAAGTATCTTCTCAAGCTGGCAACATTTGTGTTGGTGAAAAGCATCCTCTGGAAGCTGCAGTCAAGATGTCCAGAAAGGACATAGGAAGAGCTGAAGCTGCTCAAGCAACTGTTGATCGAGTTAAAGTG is a window of Ipomoea triloba cultivar NCNSP0323 chromosome 11, ASM357664v1 DNA encoding:
- the LOC115996319 gene encoding uncharacterized protein LOC115996319 isoform X1, which produces MLTTTDWNAEKRSSKEDGSVDSPNNNALSMLKSFFSINGRKRFGDADGEDVFDSDVSPRHPLPFLSTVANSVVSRCSKILRISIEELKNRFDLEVPDNLKQPSVYARNFLEFCSFQALCEATKGADYLGENYFRRLTFDMMLAWEAPCRGNEVMEPESATKINQEGEDEDGWSIFYSSSTRTAVEVDDKKTVGAESFVRIAPACAVIADEITVSNLFEVLTCSSGRRLHFLIYDKYLRSLEKVVKVVRSAAGSNNMSNLSLMEEEVIIDVDGIVPTQPVFQHIGLSAWPGRLSLTNRALYFESGVGLYDKAMRYDLATDMKQAIKPELTGPLGARIFDKAVMYKSSSMAEPVSFEFPEFKGSSRRDYWLDICLEILHAHKFIRRYNLIDCPQFEALARAILGILRYRAVREAFHVSPSNYKTILCYNLAESLPRGDAILETLSNYLILMNSTGSRRGFLGSPNARRQVPVSHFTLCRLGIIAYKEVDMGEVSSQAGNICVGEKHPLEAAVKMSRKDIGRAEAAQATVDRVKVEGIDANLAVMQELLFPLIELLNRIKLLASWKDPWKSVTFLMFTCYTIIKGWIMYVLPSVMVLLAVVMLWRRHSRKGSTLEALEVMAPPSKNAVEQLLTLQEAVSHVEALIQSGNIVLLKLRALLFAVVPQATDKAALGLVLMAAVIALVPFKQVMLLAFLEYFTRQMPLRKNSSDKLIRRVREWWSRIPAASVQLIKPDDKKRK
- the LOC115996319 gene encoding uncharacterized protein LOC115996319 isoform X2, with the translated sequence MLTTTDWNAEKRSSKEDGSVDSPNNNALSMLKSFFSINGRKRFGDADGEDVFDSDVSPRHPLPFLSTVANSVVSRCSKILRISIEELKNRFDLEVPDNLKQPSVYARNFLEFCSFQALCEATKGADYLGENYFRRLTFDMMLAWEAPCRGNEVMEPESATKINQEGEDEDGWSIFYSSSTRTAVEVDDKKTVGAESFVRIAPACAVIADEITVSNLFEVLTCSSGRRLHFLIYDKYLRSLEKVVKVVRSAAGSNNMSNLSLMEEEVIIDVDGIVPTQPVFQHIGLSAWPGRLSLTNRALYFESGVGLYDKAMRYDLATDMKQAIKPELTGPLGARIFDKAVMYKSSSMAEPVSFEFPEFKGSSRRDYWLDICLEILHAHKFIRRYNLIDCPQFEALARAILGILRYRAVREAFHVSPSNYKTILCYNLAESLPRGDAILETLSNYLILMNSTGSRRGFLGSPNARRQVPVSHFTLCRLGIIAYKEVDMGEVSSQAGNICVGEKHPLEAAVKMSRKDIGRAEAAQATVDRVKVEGIDANLAVMQELLFPLIELLNRIKLLASWKDPWKSVTFLMFTCYTIIKGWIMYVLPSVMVLLAVVMLWRRHSRKGSTLEALEVMAPPSKNAVEQLLTLQEAVSHVEALIQSGNIVLLKLRALLFAVVPQDHR